In the genome of Streptomyces lydicus, the window TGTCAGGCAACAACACCGACAGCGGCAGCCCGACCAACGTCAACGGCAACACCAACGACGACGCCGGCGGCACCACCGGAGCCGAGAACAAGACCAGCAACGACATCCAGCACATCGGCCGCGGCGGCAAGCAGCAGTTGTGACCCGGATCTGATCCGGACCGACCCGGTCCTGATCCGGACCCGACCCGGTCCTGATCCGGCCCTGATCCGGCCTTGAACCACTCCTCCGGCTCCGGCTCGTCCGGGGCCGGAGGGGTGTGCGGCGGATGAGCGGCGGTGGTACGGCAGTGAGTACGGAGGCGGGTGCGGCGGCGTTCCCTTCCCGGGCCGCCGCGCCCGTACACGACGATCGCCCGGCGGACGGTCCGCCGGGCGATCGATGGACGGCGCGCGGGCCGTGGCCGCAGTCGTCCTCAGGAGGTCATGGCCCGCTCGGTCGGGCCCGCTCGGTCAGGCCCGCTCAGTGCAGGAAGCCTCCGAGGATGCGCTGGATGTTGTTGCTGCTGCCCGCCGATGCACCGGTGGCGGAGTTCGCGCTGTTGGTGGACCCGTTGGTGTTGTGGATATTGCCGCTGTTGTTGGGGTTGCCGTGGTTGAGGAAGTTGCCGCTGTTGAGGCTGTTGCCGCTGTGCACCGGCCCGTTGATGCAGGGGTGCGGGGACTTGAACACCGGGGACTTGTAGTTGAAGTCCGCGAGGCGGTTGTTGCAGACCACCCCGGAGACCATGCCGGTCACGGTGCCGACATCGGCGCCTGCCACGGCCGAGAGCAGGGACTCGCCCGGAACGGTCTGCGCACGGGCCATCCCGCTGCCGAACAGCACCAGCCCGCACGCCCCGACGATACTTCCCGCCTGCACAATTCTTCTCACGTCGCTCCTCGCCGATTCGTCCTTCTGATGCCAGACGTATCGTGCTGCCGTTGCCGTCCCGCAGCCCCCTTCAACCCGCGAAGAGTAAAACGCTCGTCGGCCACAATCAGCCGGGTGGCCCAACAATTCGCGAGCGTTTCCGGGGAGGCGAAGACGTGTGCGCGGGCACGCCGGCGACGGGGGTGCCCACGGCCCTCTACAGCACCAGCCGCTCCGGCATGGGCTGCTCCACACCGTCCAGCTCCAGCGTGCAGCGGGGCATGGAGGGGACCAGGTGCGGCTGGCGCAGCAGGACCCGGAAGGGGTGGGCGGGCTCTTCGGGGAGTTCGCCGGTCAGCACGTTCATGCCGGCGCTGTGTTCCTTCCGGTACGCGACCACCTTGCCGTCGACCAGCAGCTCGATCTCCCCGGTCCGGCCGGGCCCGACATTCACGGTGATCGAGTGATCACCCTGGTCCAGGTGGAAGTGGTGGCGATGTCCCATGACGCACCTCCGGCGAATCGGTCCGTACCACCAGCGTGCCACCCCTGCGACCGGCAGTCCTTTCGTGCCGCGCGCGCACCTCCCGCGCGGGCGGTGCGCGCGACAATGGGGGTGGGCGCCGGATCGGCCGGTTCACGGAGTGCGGGCCGTCACGGCCTGCTCCCGGGGAGCGGGCGCCGGGCCGGCAGGAGACGACGATGAACGGCTCGGTCCGTGTCGGACAGGTGGTCGGGGTGCCGCTGCGCATGCACTGGAGCGTGCCGCTGCTGGTGGGCCTGTTCGCGTACGGACTCGGCCATCAGGGCCTGCCCGTCTGGACGCCGGGCCGCTCGGACACTGTCTACGCCCTGGCCGGTGTCATCGGGGCCGTGCTGCTCATGGGCAGCCTGCTGCTGCACGAGACGGCGCATGCGGCGACCGCGCTGCGGAAGAAGATCTCCGTCCAGGACGTGACGCTGTGGGCGCTGGGCGGTACGACCCGGATGGGGCGGCCGCAGTCCGCCCGCGCGGCCTTCGCGGTGGCCGTCAGCGGGCCGCTCACCAGCCTGGTCATCGGCGGCATCGCGCTCGGGGCCGGCTTCGGGCTGCACGGGCTGTCCGGCTGGGCGGTGCCCTCCGTCGTCCTGGCGTGGCTGGGCTGGGCGAACCTCTTCCTGGGCGTGTTCAATCTGCTGCCCGCGGTGCCGCTGGACGGTGGGCGGGTGGTGCAGGCGGTGCTGTGGTGGCGCACCGGGGACCGGGACCGGGCGGATCTGGCGGCGTCCCGGGGCGGTCAGATCATGGGGGTGCTGCTGGTGGCCGCCGGCTGGATCTCCGTACTGCGCGGCGCACCTGGCGGGCTGTGGATCGTCTTCATCGGCCTCTTCGTCATGGTCGTCGCCGGGGCGGAGCGGCGCCGGGCCGCCCTGCACACCGCACTGCGGGGGGTGCGGGTCGCCGAGGCCATGACCAGCCCGGTGGCGACCGGCGCCGACTGGCTGACCGTCCAGCGCTTCATCGACGAGGTGGTCGTGCACTCCCGCCACTCCGTGCTGCCGCTGCTCGACTTCGACGGCCGCCCCAGCGGCATCGTGCAGCTCCGCCGGCTCGCGGCGGTGCCAGGACCGAGCCGGGAGACGGTGCGGGTACGCGAGGCGGCGACCCCGCTGTCCCAGTGCGCGGTCGCCGCTCCGGACGATCTGCTGAGCGACGCGCTCGACAAGATCAGCCTGCGTACCGGCGCGCGCCTCCTCGTCGTGGACGCAGGGCACCTGGTGGGGATCGTCACCGGGAAGGACATCGTCCGGATGATGCAGCGGACCACGCTGAGCGGGAGGCGGACGGGCGGGCAGACGGGCGGACAGACCGACTGGGGGAGGGGCGGACAGACGGGCTGACAGACGGGCGGGCCGACGGCTGACGCAGCGGCGCCGGACCGGCTGACCGGACGGCACACCCCGCCGCCGATGTCCTCGACGGGCGACCGAGGGGGCCGGGTGGCCACAATGGACGTACGGCGGGCACGGGGGAGGACGGCCCGCCGTAGCGGAGCACCGGAGCACCGGAGCCGGCCCATGCCCTACCTCACCGTGACCGCCCTGAGCCACACCGGGCTGATCCGCGAGCACAACGAGGACAGCCTGGTGGCCGGGCCCTGGACGCTCTGCGGCACGGTGACCGAGAACCCGCAGACGCTGGTGTTCCCGCTCGGCACCCCGCTGGTCGTCGCGGTCGCCGACGGGATCGGCGGTCAGCCGGGCGGGGAGGTGGCCAGCGCACTGGTCGTCCGGGAGCTGGCCGCGCTGGGCCCTTCGCTGGAGGGCGAGGGGGCGGTGCGGGAAGCCGTGGACGTCTGCAACCGTGCGGTGTACGCGGCGGCCGAGCGGGACCCGGAGCTGACCACCATGGGCACCACGGTCGCCGGTGTGGTCGTCCTGGAGAAGTCCGTACTGGTCTTCAACGTCGGTGACAGCCGGGTCTTCGAGGCGGCCGGCGACGGCCTGCGCCAGGTGAGCGTGGACGACAGCCCACCGCTGTGGCCGGGACGGCGCACCACCTCGCTCCTCACCCAAGCGCTCGGCGGCGCCCGGCAGTTCAGCGCCGTCGTCCCGCACCTCACGACCGCGCCGCTGTCCGTGGGCGACCGCTATCTGGTGTGCAGCGACGGGCTGACCGACCCCGTCCCCGAGGAGGAGGTGGGCGGTCTGCTGCGGCTCCACTCCGGCGGCCGGGCCGTCTTCGAACTGTGGAAGGCCGCCATCGAGGCGGGCGGGCCCGACAACATCACGCTGGCGCTGATCACTGTCGGGGAGTGAGGCGGGGCCCGGTCGAGGGCGTACGGCGGGACCCGGCCGGGGGCGGGCGGCCCGCTCTCGGGATAACCCCAGCACGCGTCTCCCGGCAGCCGGATGGGCGCCGGGCCGCCGCCCAACAACAGTTCCCCCATGACGACTTACCGGACGACCCACCGTACGACTCACCTGACGGCACACGCCCGCCGCGCCCTGGTGCTCACCCTCTCCGCCACGGCCGTCGCCGGCACCCTGGCCGCTCTCTCCCCGGCGGCCCGTGCCCAGTCTCCCGGCGCCGCGGCCCGCGCCCCCGGCGCCGCGGGGCCCGCCCTCGCCTGGGGGCCGTGCGCCGAGCCCGGCCTTCCCGGGCAGGAGTGCGCCGAACTGCCCGTACCGCTCGACTACCGCGACCCGGACGGGCCGCAGCTCGCCCTCGCCGTGTCCCGGGTGCGCAGCGACCGGCCGGCGGCCCGCCGGGGCACGCTGCTGGTGATACCCGGCGGTCCTGGCGGATCCGGGGTGGCGCGGCTGGTGGCGAAGGGGAAGGCGCTGGAGAAGGAGATGGCCGGGGCCTACGACCTCGTCAGCTTCGATCCCCGGGGGACGGGCGGCAGTGCGAAGGCGGGCTGCGGACTCGACGCCGGCGACCGGCAGCTGGTCGCCCTGCGGTCCTGGCCCGCGCCGGACGGCGGCATCACGGAGAACACCGCCCGGTCCCGGCGGATCGCCGAGGCCTGCACCCGTCACGGCGGTGCCGTGCTGCGCAGCATGTCCACCGCGAACGAGGTGCGCGATATCGACCGCCTCCGCCAGGCCCTGGGCGAGGAGAAACTGTCGGCCTGGGCCGCCTCGTACGGGGTCTACCCCGGGGCGGTGTACGCGCAGAAGTACCCGCAGCACACCGACCGCTGGGTGCTGGACAGCAGCGGCGACCCCGACCCGTCCAGGGTGGGGCGGGGGTGGCTGGCGAATGTGTCGGTGGGCGTGGACGACGGGTTCCCCGACTTCGCGGCCTGGGCGGCGGACCCCGCCCGGGAGAGCGAGGGGCTGCGGCTGGCCGAACGCCCCCAGGACGTACGGCCGTTGTTCCTCGCGCTGGCGGCGAAGCTGGACCGGGCGCCGAAGGAGTCCGCGACGAAGGGCGTCCCGCTGACCGGCAACCTGCTGCGCCAGGCCCTGCTCAACGCCCTGCAGGGCGGCAGCCGCTTCCCTCAGCTGGCCCGGCTCGTCCGGCAGGCCCAGGACCCGGCCGCCCGGCCGGTGCTGCCCGATGCCCTCGCCGGGCCGATGCCGGATGACCAGGCCGCGGCGATGCTGGCGACCGTCTGCAACGACGTGCGCTGGCCGGCGTCGGCCGCCGTCTACCGGCGCGCGGTGGCCGTCGACCGTGTCCGGCACCCGCTCACGGCCGGGATGCCGGCGAACATCACGCCCTGCGCCTTCTGGAAGGACGCACCGGCACAGAAGCCCACGCGGATCACCGCCGACGGCCCGTCCAACATCCTGATGCTCCAGAACCGCCGGGACCCCGCCACGCCGTACTCCGGTGCCCTGAAGATGCGTCAGGCCCTGGGCGGCAGGGCCCGCCTGGTCACCCTGGACCACATCGGCCACGAGGCCTACCTCGGCAACGGCACCGCCTGCGGGGACCGGGCGGTCACCGCCTTCCTGACGGCGGGGCGGCGCCCGGAGCGGGACGCGTACTGCTCCGACTGAGCCGGGGCCCGCGACGGGGCCGGTGCCGGTGACGGCGGGCCCCTGGGGAGACCGGCGGGCCCCTGGGGAAACCTCCCCGGGGACCTCTAGGGAGGCCTCCCCCTGACGCGGACGGGCGACATGTCCGGCGGTGTGCGCCGTGCGGGGCGGCGCCGCGTCTAGGTTGGCCGGATGAGCGCGGCAGGGAGCACCGTCCGGGCAGAAGTGCTCCTGGGCACGCTGGGATCCGCCCTGCTGGGCGCCGGCGGATGGGGGTCCGGTGCGCTGCCGCGGGGCGTCCCCGACGGGGTGTGGGGGCGGCCCGGCGCGCCGCTGCAGTGTGTGGGTGTCGCCGTGTCGTACGCCGGGCTGGTGCTGCTGATCGCCGCGTGGTGGCGGCTGGGGACGCGGGTCGCGGACGGGACGGCCGGCGGGTGGCGGCCGCTGCGCAGGGCGCTGTGGTGCTGGGTGCTGCCGCTGGTGCCGGGCCCGTTGCTGGGCAGCAGCGACGCCTACAGCTACCTCGCCCAGGGCGCGCTGGCGGGCCGCGGACGCGATGTGTACGCGCTGGGCCCGGCGGCGCTGGGCGGGCCGCTCGCGGCGAACGTCCCCGGGATGTGGCACGACACCCCGGCCCCCTACGGGCCGCTGTCCGTAGCGGCGGCGCGGACCGTGGTGGCGGTCACCGGGGAACACCATGTGGTGGCCGCCGCCCTGGGGCTGCGGCTGCTGGCGGTGGCCGGGCTGGCCCTCCTGGTGTGGGCCCTGCGACGGCTGGCGGAGGCGGCGGGCGCCGGTGCGGCCGGGGCGCTGTGGGCCGGCGCGCTCAACCCGCTGGTGCTGCTGCACCTGGTCGGCGGGGCGCACAACGAGGCGCTGATGCTGGGGCTGATGGCCGCTGGGCTGCTGGCGTTTCGCCGGGGGCGCCGGTGCGTGGGAACCGTCGTGCTGACCGCGGCGGTGCTGGTGAAGGCTCCCGCCGTGGTGGCCCTGCTGTGCGCGGCGGCGGTGAGCGTGGCGGGGCGGGACGGCGGGTGGCGGCGGGTGCGGCGGGCGGCGGGGATCGCCGCGGTGGCCGCGACCGCCCTGGTGGCGGGGGTGGCGGGGTGCGGCCAGGGGTGGGGGTGGCTGTGGACCCTCCGTACGCCCGCCGAGGTCCACACCCTGCTGTCCCTGAGCACGGACGCGGGCCATCTGCTGGGCTGGGCCGCGCGGGGGCTGGGGTGGGGCACCGCGGCCGGTGCGATGACCGCCGCGCGGCTGGCCGGGCTGCTGGTGGGCCTGGGGGCGGTGGGCTACTGGGTGCGGTGCGCCCCGCGGGCCGGCGCCGAGCGGGCGACGGGGGCGGCGCTGCTGGTGCTGGTGGCGGCCGCTCCGGTGGCGCAGCCGTGGTACGCGCTGTGGGCGGTGGTGCCGCTGGCGGCGGTGTCCTGGCGGCGGCTGGCGGGGCGTGGCGCCCGGGCGGCGGTGGTGGGGCTGACGCTGGTGGTGATGCCCTCGGGGCAGGGGCCCACCTGGGTGAGCGGGCCGGCGGCCGTCGTCGGGGGAGCGGTGGCACTGGCGGCGGTGCTGTGGTGGGCGTCTACGGCGCGGCCGGTGCCGGTGCCGGCCGCCGTCGTCCCCCGCGCAGCAGCCACCACGCGCCGGTGAGCGCGCCGAGCGGAATCTCCAGCAGATGCGTGAAGGTGGCGAACAGCAGCATGGCCGAGGCCACGGCCGCGGGGGCGCCGCCGAGGGCGACCAGCGCGACGGCGGCGGCGCACTCGGTGACGCCGATGCCGCCGGGGGTGAGGGCGATCTGGGTCAGCAGCCGGCTGGCCGCGAACACCGCCAGCGCCTCGCCCGCACCCGTACGGGAGCCCGCCGCCTGCAGACAGGCCAGGAACAGCGCGCCCTGGGCCGCGAGGGTGGCGGCCATACCGCACACCAGCCGCGCCCAGGAACGGCGGACGATGTCCCGGCTCTCGTCGCGCAGCCGCACCGCGAGCTCCCGGGCCCGCCCGGCGAGGCGCCGCAGCGCTCCGGCGGGCGCGGCCCGCAGGCGGGCGGCGGGTGCCCGGCGGCAGCGGCGCAGCACCGGCCACCCGGCCGCCAGCACCACCGGCAGGGCGAGGACCGCCCCGCCCGCGGCCGCCGCCCAGCCGATGCCGGGTACCGGGGTCCCCACCAGCATCAGTGCGCCCACCGCCGACAGGACCAGCCGCGCGGCCACGTTGCACACCCCGGTGAGCGCGACACACACGGCCACGGCGTGCGGCGGATGCCCCCAGCGGCGCGTCATGGCGTAGGTGACCGCAACGCCCGCACCGCCGCCGAGCGGCAGCAGGTTGCTGACGGCGCTGCCGGTGCAGTGCACCAGCATGGCCTGACGCTGCGTCAGTCCGGGCAGTGCGGCGCCGAGTACGTAGGTGTAGCTCCACAGCGTGGCACCCGCCAGGGCGCACAGCAGCGCCACCTGCGGGCCGCTGATGTGCCCGAGGTGGGCCCGGACGGCGGCCCAGTCGGTGCCCGCCGCCCTCGGTACGGCCAGCGCCAGCAGGACGAGGCCCGCGGCGGAGGAGAGCAGTCCCAGCAGCCGCAGGGCGGACTTCGGCAGCCGCGCGCGGAGCGGTGTCATCGGGTGGGCGCCGTCGCCGCGGCGCCCGGCAAGGTGGCCAGCGGATCGCGCAGGACGGGGCCCGCGGGCAGCCCGCGCTGGATGAACCACTCGGTCCCCAGCACCTGGCGGAAGGCCGGTCCGGGCAGCCGGCCCAGGGCGGCCAGGGTGCGTTCGGAGTCGCCGCCCCGGGCCTGGCTGAGGTGCGCGGCCATGCTGGCGCGCTTGGCCCGCCAGTGCCGTTTGACCGGCACCCGGTGGGTGATCTCGGAGCGTGCGCCGTAGGCCTGCCGGAAGGAGTCCCGGTCGAACTCCGGCGGGAAGCGGTGGACCCAGGAGGCGGCGCGCAGCCCGCGCAGCAGGAGGGTGCGGTCGACGGTGGCCTCCAGCACCACCGGGGTGCCCGCCAGGCGGGCGGCGCGGTAGCCGACCCGGTGGACCTGGACGTGATCCGGGTGCCCGTAGCCGCCGGCCGGGTCGTAGACCGTCAGCAGGTCGGCGCGCTCCTCGGTGAGCAGCGCGGCCAGCCGGCCGGCCGCCTCCTCGACCTCGGCCGAGGCGAACGGCCGGGCGCCGCCGCCGGCCGGGGCCGGGCCGGGGGCGTGCCCGGAGTCGGCGTAGCCGAGGAAGGCGACCCGGGAGCAGCCCAGGATCCGGGCGGAGGCGTGCGCCTCCTCGCGGCGGACCTCGCCCAGGCCGCGCTCCCGCAAGGACGTCGGAGCCAGGCCGCGCTCGCCCGCCGTGGCCAGCACCAGCACCACGCGGTGTCCTTCACCGGCCAGGCGCGCCATGGTGCCGGCGGTCAGCAGCGCCTCGTCGTCCGGATGCGCATGAAAGAACAAGCACGTATGTCTCACGAACCATGCTTTACCACCCCATACTGGGGGACTTCACGCCCCATTTCGGAAGTGCAGCCATGATCCTTCACATTTCAGACTGCTTTGCGCCGCGGACCGGAGGTATCGAGATCCAGGTCGCCGCGCTGGCCGCTGCGCAGCACCGGGCGGGCCAGGCCACCGAGGTCGTCACCGCGACGCCCGCCGGGCCGGGGGCGGAGACGGCCCCGTGGCCGTACCCCGTGCACAGGATCAGCGCGCGGCTGCCCGGCCAGCTGCCCGTTCACCCCAGAGCGGGACACGCCATCGACCGGCTGTTGACGGCACGTCACCCGCGGGTGGTGCATGTGCACCTGGGCGCGGCCTCCCCGTTCGCGTGGGCCGCGCTGGCCTGCGCCCGCCGCCGGGGCATCCCCGCCGTGGCCACCGTCCACAGCATGTGGGACCCGGTGGTGCGCGCGCTGTACCGGCTGCTGAGCCGGACCGGGCACGGCCCCACCGCTCCGGTGGCCGTGACGACCGTGAGCAGGTCGGCCGCCCGGCTGATCCGGCAGGCCCTTCCTGACGTCACCCCCCGGGTCATCCCCAACGGCATCGACGCCGCGTGGTGGCGCAGCCCGGGAGCCGCGGTCGAGCGCCAGGACGGCCGGGTGCACGTCGTCGCCGTCGGCCGGCTGGTGCCGCGCAAGGAGCCGATGGAGCTGCTGGCGGCGCTGCACTCCGCCCATGCGCGGATGTCCCGGCGGGGCACCGCCCTGCGCGCCACGTTCGCCGGCGCCGGGCCCAGCGCGGGGCCGATACAGCGCTATCTGCGCCGCAACGGGATGGACAGCTGGATCCGCCTCGCGGGCCGGCTGCAGCCCGGGGAGGTACGGGAGCTGCTGGCCGGGGCCGACCTGTTCGTCAACCCCTCCCGCCGGGAGTCCTTCGGGATCGCGGCCCTGGAGGCGCGCACCAGCGGCCTGCCGGTGCTGGCCCGGGCGCACACCGGCGTCGCCGACTTCGTACGGCACAACCGTGAGGGGGCGCTGTGCGGCCACTCCGCCTTCGCGCTGGCCGACGAGGTGCTGTGGCTGGCCCGTACCCCGGGGGCGCGGCGCACCCTGGCCGCCCACAACTGGGAGACCGAGCCGGTGCACTGCACCTGGCCCGTGGTCACCGAAGCGTTCGCCCACGCCTACGACGACGTCACCCGCTGACGCCCCGTCATCCCGCATACGTCCGGCGGCCTCCGGGAAGCGTGGCCACCGCAACGGCCGGAAGGTTCTCATGCACCGCCTCCTCGACCGCGCGCACCGCGCCCTCTTCGCCGCGCTCTCCCTCCTCGGCCTCCGCGGCCAGGGACGGGTCCTGCACTGGTACTTCGACTGGTGGCACCGGCGTCCTGACCCGTGGGGCCTGGCCGTGGACGACTACGAGCAGTTCAAGTACGCGACGACCCTGCGGCAGCTCCCCCGGCGCCCCTACCGGCGGATCCTGGACGTCGGGTGCAGCGAGGGAGCCTTCACCCACCGGCTCGCGGCGGCGTTTCCGCAGGCGGAGATCACCGGTGTGGACATCTCGGAGCGGGCGCTCGCCCGGGCCCGCGCTTCCGCGCCCGGCCGCGCCTCGGTGTCCGGCCGTGCCGCCCCCGCTTCCCGGTCCGTACGGTCTCCCCGGTCCGTGCGGTCTCCCCGATTCGTGCGGCTGAACATCCTCACCGCGCCACCACAGGACCGCTTCGACCTCGTCTTCTGCGCCGAGCTGCTGTACTACCTGGGCCGGCACCGGCATCTGCGGCGGGCCTGCGCCCATCTGACGCGGTCCGTGGCACCCGGTGGACTGCTGGTCCTGGTGCACCCCTGGCCGGAGTCACGCAGGTTCTGTGCGTACTTCGAGGCCGTCGCCGGGTTCCGCTGTGTGGTCGAGCAGGTGGAGGCGGATTCCTTCCGCCCGTTCGCGGTCAGCGTTTACGAGGCCCCAGGCGCGGCCCGGCCGGGGGACGTGCGGACCCCGGGCACCGGTGCGGAGCAGGGCCGGGGCGAATGAGTCCGCCGGTGGACGTCCCGGCGGCCGGTCCTCCGGACGGCGGTTCTCCCGGTGGCGGTCCTTCGGTCGGTGGCCCTTGCGGCGGTGGTCCTTCGGTCGGTGGCCCTTCCGGCGGTGGCCCTCCGGGAACACGCCCGGGCGTACGGCGTACCGGGGCGGCGCGCCGGATCCTGGCCCGCCGTCCGGGCACCGTACTGCTCCTCGCCGCCACGGCGATGCTGCTGCTGGTGTGGATCCCGGCCTGCCTGCGCGTCGGCATGGTGGATCTGCGGGTCTACCGGACCGCGGCCCCGCATCTGCTGAGCGGCGATCTGTACGCCTTCCGGCTGGAGCTGCCCGGCCCCGACCTGTTCCCGCTGCCGTTCACCTATCCGCCCTTCGCCGCGCTGCTCTTCCTCCCGCTGTCCTGGCCGCCGTGGCCGCTGGTGAGCGCCGCCTGGACCGCGGCCTCGGTCCTGGCGCTCTGCGTCCTGGTCCACTGCTGCCTGCGGATGGCCGACCCGGCCGCCAAGCCCGGACGGCACCGCCGGCGGGTACTGCTGTGGAGCGCCGCCCTGCTGTGGACCGAGCCGGTCGCCGTCACCCTCGCGCTCGGGCAGGTCAACCTGCTGCTGGCGGCGGGCGTCGCGTACGCGGTCGAGCGGCGCTCGGCGGCAGCGGCCGGGCTCGGTGTGGGTCTCGCCGCCGGGGTGAAGCTGGTCCCGGCCGTCACCGGCCTCTACTTCCTGGTGCACCGGCGCTGGTCGGCGGCGTGCTGGTCGGCCGCGGTGGCCGCCGCCACCGTCGCGGCCGGGTGGTGGGCGGCACCCCGGTCAGCGGCCGGCTTCTGGCTGCACGCGGTCGGCGACGCCGCACGGGTCGGCCCGGTCGGCTCGGCGCTCAACCAGTCGGTGCGCGGGGCGCTGTCCCGCACGCTCGGCCACGACGCCGGCTGGTCCGCCCCCTGGTGGGCCTGCGCCGTCCCGGCGGCTCTGCTCGCGCTGACGGCCGTGGTGCGCGCCGCCCGCCGCACCGATCCCCTCGGCGCGCTGCTCGCCGTCCAGCTCCTCGGCCTGCTGACCAGCCCCATCTCGTGGTGCCATCACTGGGTCTGGGCCGTCGCGGCCGTCCTGTGGCTGACCCATGCGCCGCACCGGACCCGGGCCCACACCGCGGCCCTGACCGCCTGGTGCCTCGCCCTCGCCGGATTCCTCATCCACTGGCTGGCCCTGGCCCAGCCGGACATCTGGCGCTTCGGCCGCCCCTGGTACCTCGCCGCGCTCGGCTGGGGCTACCCCGCCTGCGCCGTCCTCACCCTCGTCGCCCTGCTGCTGCCCGTCACCGGGAAGGCGACGGACCGGGCCGGGGACTCCCGCCGCCCACACTCCCTCGTCCCGGCCGGGGCGTCCGCGGCGGAGGCGTCCGGGGCCCGGGCGTCCGCGGTGGGGGATTCCGGGGCCTGGTCCTAGCGGCCGCCGCCTGGGGTCCCGGACGGCCCGGCTCGCTGCGCTCAGGCCTGCACGGTGGGGCGGACGACGATCTCGCTGACGTCGACGCCGTCGGGCTGTCCGATGGCGTAGCCGATGGCGGAGGCGACGGCGGAGGGCGGCATGGCGATCTCGTCGCGCTGCCGGATCAGCGCGGCCGCGGCTTCGGGGCCGGCCCCCTTGCCGACTCCTTCGGTGTCGGTGAAGCCCGGCGAGACGAGGGTGACGCGCAGATCGGGTCCCGATTCCTGGCGCAGGCCCCCGGTGAGCACCTTCACCGCCGTCTTGGTGGCCGCATAGACCCCTGGGGGATTTGACGACGTAGGCCGCGGTGACGCCTGCGCGGCCACCGCCGGGAGCGGCGTCGCGGCCCCTGGCAAAGACACGCTTTAAGGGCTGTCCCGGCGGATTCCCTTGACGGCGGTGTCGAAGACCGGCCGGTAGGTGTTCCACCGTGCGTCCGGCGCGGAAAGGTAGATCACGTACTGGGTGTCGTCGGCGCCGCTGAACGCCAGCTCCACCGCCCGGTACTTCCGTTTCTTGCCGTCGAAGGTGAACTCCCAGTACCCCGCGGGCCGTCCGCGGAAGGCCGTGGGGTCCATCCGCACCCGCTCGTAGCCCGGGTTGTCCCGGCGGGTCTGGGCCTCTTCGGTCTGCCGCCAGTGCCGCAGCGGATCGGACCCGGCGAACTGCACGATGTTGATCCGCAGCCCCACCAGCCCGGACGGGTCCACATAGGCGACCTCGCCGCCGGGCGGATCCTTGCGCTTCCAGCCGTCCCGTACGGGCAGCGAGAAGCCCTGGCCCTCCTTCTGGAGGTGGTA includes:
- a CDS encoding class I SAM-dependent methyltransferase, giving the protein MHRLLDRAHRALFAALSLLGLRGQGRVLHWYFDWWHRRPDPWGLAVDDYEQFKYATTLRQLPRRPYRRILDVGCSEGAFTHRLAAAFPQAEITGVDISERALARARASAPGRASVSGRAAPASRSVRSPRSVRSPRFVRLNILTAPPQDRFDLVFCAELLYYLGRHRHLRRACAHLTRSVAPGGLLVLVHPWPESRRFCAYFEAVAGFRCVVEQVEADSFRPFAVSVYEAPGAARPGDVRTPGTGAEQGRGE
- a CDS encoding glycosyltransferase 87 family protein, which translates into the protein MDVPAAGPPDGGSPGGGPSVGGPCGGGPSVGGPSGGGPPGTRPGVRRTGAARRILARRPGTVLLLAATAMLLLVWIPACLRVGMVDLRVYRTAAPHLLSGDLYAFRLELPGPDLFPLPFTYPPFAALLFLPLSWPPWPLVSAAWTAASVLALCVLVHCCLRMADPAAKPGRHRRRVLLWSAALLWTEPVAVTLALGQVNLLLAAGVAYAVERRSAAAAGLGVGLAAGVKLVPAVTGLYFLVHRRWSAACWSAAVAAATVAAGWWAAPRSAAGFWLHAVGDAARVGPVGSALNQSVRGALSRTLGHDAGWSAPWWACAVPAALLALTAVVRAARRTDPLGALLAVQLLGLLTSPISWCHHWVWAVAAVLWLTHAPHRTRAHTAALTAWCLALAGFLIHWLALAQPDIWRFGRPWYLAALGWGYPACAVLTLVALLLPVTGKATDRAGDSRRPHSLVPAGASAAEASGARASAVGDSGAWS
- a CDS encoding glycosyltransferase family 4 protein; amino-acid sequence: MILHISDCFAPRTGGIEIQVAALAAAQHRAGQATEVVTATPAGPGAETAPWPYPVHRISARLPGQLPVHPRAGHAIDRLLTARHPRVVHVHLGAASPFAWAALACARRRGIPAVATVHSMWDPVVRALYRLLSRTGHGPTAPVAVTTVSRSAARLIRQALPDVTPRVIPNGIDAAWWRSPGAAVERQDGRVHVVAVGRLVPRKEPMELLAALHSAHARMSRRGTALRATFAGAGPSAGPIQRYLRRNGMDSWIRLAGRLQPGEVRELLAGADLFVNPSRRESFGIAALEARTSGLPVLARAHTGVADFVRHNREGALCGHSAFALADEVLWLARTPGARRTLAAHNWETEPVHCTWPVVTEAFAHAYDDVTR